One window of Nocardia sp. NBC_00508 genomic DNA carries:
- a CDS encoding ROK family transcriptional regulator, which translates to MSLPTLERSVARVANGRARVQRPVVAPELRIGDNPAAAVLRAATGGPVSRDNAARTTGLSIATVNRQVSALLAAGLLRERPDLTASGAVGRPRVPFEIDHDAYLTIGIHIGAAVTKIVAADLRGRILGGLAIATPQTGQEFATTTVARSAKAFLQRWHRRRALWAGVAIGGRVDPLTGVVDHPKLEWRGAQIGSVLGEVLELPVSVAPHVEAMAASELLLPTGEPKDQARVERGSSLYFYVRETAGVAVTLDGRVHTPSNGPGSIAHLPTGSNVECTCGRRGCLEVTVGDRSLHSRAVGRGIIPAHNGTAGSTIADLYRAAEAGSEPARDLLAERATILGHTVAMVRDMLNPDRVILGGQAFTGYRPAVAHVARAFNEGSTLPPTDIRISGFGGKVQEFAAVVTSLSVLYADPLAAVRRTALSD; encoded by the coding sequence ATGTCCCTTCCCACCCTTGAACGATCCGTCGCCAGGGTTGCCAACGGTCGTGCCCGTGTTCAGCGACCTGTGGTCGCCCCCGAACTACGTATCGGCGACAATCCGGCGGCCGCGGTTCTGCGCGCCGCGACCGGCGGCCCCGTTTCCCGCGACAATGCCGCGCGCACAACGGGTTTGAGCATCGCGACGGTCAACCGTCAGGTTTCCGCGCTGCTCGCGGCCGGCCTGCTGCGCGAGCGTCCCGACCTGACGGCCTCGGGCGCGGTCGGGCGTCCCCGCGTCCCGTTCGAAATCGATCACGACGCGTACTTGACCATCGGCATCCACATCGGCGCCGCGGTCACCAAGATCGTGGCCGCCGATCTGCGCGGGCGCATTCTCGGCGGGCTGGCCATTGCCACCCCACAGACCGGGCAGGAGTTCGCCACCACCACCGTCGCCCGCAGCGCGAAGGCGTTCCTGCAACGCTGGCATCGGCGCAGGGCTCTGTGGGCCGGCGTCGCGATCGGTGGCCGGGTCGACCCGCTCACCGGCGTCGTCGATCATCCGAAGCTGGAATGGCGTGGCGCACAGATTGGTTCGGTGCTCGGTGAGGTGCTGGAGCTGCCGGTTTCGGTGGCTCCGCACGTCGAGGCGATGGCCGCCTCCGAACTACTGCTGCCCACCGGCGAACCGAAGGACCAAGCCCGCGTCGAGCGGGGCAGCAGCCTGTATTTCTATGTGCGCGAAACTGCCGGTGTGGCGGTGACTTTGGACGGCCGCGTGCACACTCCGAGCAACGGCCCCGGTTCGATCGCGCACTTGCCCACCGGCTCGAACGTCGAATGCACCTGCGGACGACGCGGCTGCTTGGAGGTGACCGTCGGTGATCGGTCGCTGCACTCCAGGGCGGTTGGTCGCGGCATCATCCCGGCGCACAACGGAACGGCGGGCTCCACCATCGCCGATCTGTACCGGGCCGCGGAGGCGGGTTCGGAACCTGCCCGTGATCTGCTGGCCGAGCGGGCCACCATCCTCGGGCACACCGTGGCCATGGTGCGCGACATGCTCAACCCTGATCGGGTGATCCTCGGCGGCCAAGCCTTCACCGGCTACCGGCCCGCGGTCGCCCATGTGGCGCGCGCGTTCAACGAGGGCTCCACCCTGCCGCCGACCGACATCCGGATCAGCGGCTTCGGCGGGAAGGTGCAGGAATTCGCCGCGGTGGTGACCTCGCTGAGCGTCCTGTACGCGGATCCGCTCGCCGCCGTTCGGCGAACCGCGTTGAGCGACTGA